One window of the Ammospiza nelsoni isolate bAmmNel1 chromosome 2, bAmmNel1.pri, whole genome shotgun sequence genome contains the following:
- the C2H13orf42 gene encoding uncharacterized protein C13orf42 homolog produces the protein MFKKIHSIFHPNSQRRNVTDDIPYSDGAGSAVRLIRSTSMYVLGGEQEKVSEPLKKCRSTTSIDSCFQPKEEDRDWMYTKTQDCLKYLQDLLALRKKYLENINNLKSMHMASDSPASTRSSKTGKKSFLPLPSKEPSKASMERKGTQSSSDVREAIAFFDSVIADLDSERWRRVPDVDLPNVDVDFDVATSTSEHSLHSNWILRAPRRYSQDTAQAAKQSQRNSQRRTTGSRKRLERHPMYLPKAVEGAYSTLKFKPKTRKKEC, from the exons ATGTTCAAAAAGATCCATTCTATATTTCACCCCAACTCCCAGCGAAGAAACGTGACAGATGACATTCCTTATAGTGATGGAGCTGGTTCTGCAGTGAGACTGATCCGCAGCACTTCCATGTATGTCCTTGGAGGTGAGCAGGAAAAAGTTAGTGAACCGCTAAAAAAGTGCAGAAGTACAACCAGCATTGACTCTTGCTTTCAGCCAAAAGAGGAAGACAGAGACTGGATGTACACTAAGACTCAGGACTGCTTGAAGTACCTGCAGGATCTGCTAGCcttgaggaaaaaatatcttgAAAACATCAATAACTTGAAATCCATGCATATGGCTTCAGATTCTCCAGCATCCACAAGATCATCCAAAACTGGAAAAAAGTCATTTCTTCCACTTCCTTCCAAAGAGCCTTCTAAG GCATCTATGGAAAGAAAAGGTACACAGTCCAGTTCAGATGTAAGAGAAGCAATAGCCTTCTTTGACTCAGTGATTGCAGACCTGGACTCAGAGAGATGGCGGAGAGTTCCTGACGTGGATCTGCCAAATGTGGATGTCGATTTTGATG TTGCTACCAGTACAAGTGAACACAGTCTGCATTCAAACTGGATCCTTCGGGCTCCCCGGAGATACTCACAGGACACTGCCCAAGCAGCTAAGCAATCCCAAAGAAACAGTCAGAGGAGAACCACTGGCTCTAGGAAAAGGCTGGAAAGGCATCCCATGTACCTGCCCAAAGCTGTGGAAGGGGCATACAGCactttaaaatttaaacctAAAACACGCAAGAAAGAATGTTGA